A section of the Deinococcus aquaedulcis genome encodes:
- a CDS encoding tetratricopeptide repeat-containing diguanylate cyclase, whose translation MTELPPELSHYEVHLPQRRTAERIDALLDLAGGDHPLPDTTALLQHAHTLAVELADEARAAQTEVQLALRLDGEAALTLARAAQARFERLNDTAMETQCALRQAELLMPQPVQALTASLVAAALAGEAGADEPRAQAQRRAGELYSALGDEQAAISAYEQALILTEDQKPQARDLPVLLALGSLHMRANQPDEAFRAYRMAGHLAHLEGTADHADALGGLGVSYGVQGDHARALQFLDRAAGLSSLLGDDRRHTRYLNLMASAHAKRDEHAQATAVFERSMTAAAASGKPDVLVITLLNVAEYLLQQGRPDEAATLLERALPLSQRARLSSAERRAQRLLVTLALTRGDPAQALAHEQAWAALELAAQARQYQRQQQLRDAAAQAELHLALRRERREVRASLAAALGEASARADELRRQVETWKGSSIYDLQSGARSALYGTEQLTQHFKRSLRAKTHLSVAVVGVEVTTVSVGGAGQLLADTVLQTMRQLLEQSVRETDVVARFDDWKFMVIFPDTPTAGAQIALQRLLEAAAAHDWKAQGLNTPPTLYIGLAGRGFLQGAQLLLNAADEEHYRARREGPNQLCVAQ comes from the coding sequence ATGACTGAGCTGCCGCCAGAGCTGTCCCACTACGAGGTTCATCTGCCCCAGCGGCGCACCGCAGAGCGGATTGACGCCCTGCTGGACCTGGCGGGCGGCGACCACCCGCTGCCCGACACCACGGCGCTGCTTCAGCACGCCCATACGCTGGCTGTGGAACTGGCCGACGAGGCACGCGCCGCGCAGACTGAGGTGCAGCTGGCCCTGCGGCTGGACGGTGAGGCGGCCCTGACCTTGGCCCGCGCGGCGCAGGCCCGGTTTGAGCGCCTGAACGACACGGCCATGGAAACGCAGTGCGCGCTGCGGCAGGCCGAGTTGCTGATGCCGCAGCCGGTCCAGGCCCTGACCGCCAGCCTCGTGGCTGCCGCGCTGGCCGGGGAAGCGGGCGCCGACGAACCCCGCGCCCAGGCGCAGCGCCGGGCCGGCGAGCTGTACAGCGCGCTGGGCGATGAACAGGCCGCCATCAGTGCCTACGAACAGGCGCTGATCCTGACCGAGGACCAGAAGCCCCAGGCCAGGGACCTGCCGGTGCTGCTGGCCCTGGGCAGCCTGCACATGCGCGCCAACCAGCCCGACGAGGCCTTCCGGGCCTACCGCATGGCCGGGCACTTGGCCCACCTGGAAGGCACCGCCGACCACGCCGACGCGCTGGGCGGCCTGGGGGTTTCCTACGGCGTTCAGGGCGACCATGCCCGGGCGCTGCAGTTTCTGGACAGGGCGGCGGGGCTCAGCTCGCTGCTGGGCGACGACCGCCGGCACACCCGCTACCTCAACCTGATGGCCTCGGCCCACGCCAAACGCGATGAGCACGCGCAGGCCACCGCCGTGTTCGAGCGGAGCATGACGGCGGCGGCGGCGTCCGGCAAACCGGACGTCCTGGTGATCACCCTGCTGAACGTGGCCGAGTACCTGCTGCAGCAGGGCCGCCCGGACGAAGCAGCCACCCTGCTGGAGCGGGCCCTGCCCCTCAGCCAGCGGGCGCGGCTGTCCAGCGCCGAGCGGCGCGCGCAGCGGCTGCTGGTCACGCTGGCCCTGACCAGGGGCGACCCCGCCCAGGCCCTGGCGCACGAGCAGGCCTGGGCGGCCCTGGAACTCGCCGCCCAGGCGCGTCAGTACCAGCGTCAACAGCAGCTGCGCGACGCGGCGGCCCAGGCCGAGCTGCACCTCGCGCTGCGGCGCGAACGCCGCGAGGTCCGGGCCAGCCTCGCAGCGGCGCTGGGCGAGGCCTCGGCGCGCGCCGACGAGTTGCGCCGTCAGGTGGAAACCTGGAAGGGCAGTTCCATTTACGACCTGCAAAGCGGCGCCCGCTCGGCGCTGTACGGCACCGAGCAGCTCACGCAGCACTTCAAGCGCAGCCTGCGCGCCAAAACCCACCTGTCGGTGGCGGTGGTGGGCGTGGAGGTCACCACCGTCAGTGTGGGCGGCGCGGGCCAGCTGCTGGCCGACACAGTGCTGCAGACCATGAGGCAGTTGCTGGAACAGAGCGTGCGCGAAACCGATGTGGTGGCCCGCTTTGACGACTGGAAGTTCATGGTGATCTTCCCGGATACCCCCACGGCCGGCGCCCAGATTGCCCTGCAGCGGCTGCTGGAGGCGGCGGCCGCCCACGACTGGAAGGCGCAGGGGCTGAACACCCCGCCCACCCTGTACATCGGTCTGGCCGGCCGGGGCTTTCTTCAGGGCGCCCAGTTGCTGCTCAACGCCGCCGATGAAGAGCATTACCGCGCCCGCCGTGAGGGCCCCAACCAGCTGTGTGTGGCGCAGTGA